In a single window of the Ancylobacter polymorphus genome:
- a CDS encoding NUDIX hydrolase translates to MSLTDVSPHFPRERLDATHPVIRPVDAAALILVDRSKKTPRLLLGRRNPALRFMPGKFVFPGGRVDAVDRRVPVYGMLDSESERRLLARVSRPSAGRARALALAAIRETAEEVGLLIGTQEAGDPGPLPGAWAPFGAAGLFPNLEALSFVARAVTPPRLARRFDTRFFMAELSQVAHRLDGVVGPEAEFVEAQWFTLDEALRADVPDITRAILGEVAPRLSGGHRPWQPVPFFFSRGSKVYREALA, encoded by the coding sequence ATGAGCCTGACCGACGTTTCCCCCCATTTTCCCCGCGAAAGGCTCGACGCGACCCACCCGGTGATCCGCCCGGTGGACGCGGCAGCGCTGATTCTGGTGGACCGCTCGAAGAAGACGCCGCGCCTTCTGCTGGGCCGCCGCAACCCGGCGCTGCGCTTCATGCCGGGCAAATTCGTCTTTCCCGGCGGGCGCGTAGACGCGGTGGACCGGCGCGTACCGGTCTATGGCATGCTGGATTCCGAGAGCGAACGCAGACTGTTAGCCCGCGTCAGCCGCCCCAGCGCCGGCCGGGCGCGCGCGCTGGCGCTGGCCGCCATTCGCGAGACGGCGGAGGAGGTGGGCCTGCTCATCGGCACGCAGGAGGCCGGCGATCCGGGCCCCCTGCCCGGCGCCTGGGCGCCCTTCGGCGCGGCGGGACTGTTTCCCAATCTGGAGGCGCTGAGCTTCGTCGCCCGCGCCGTCACCCCGCCCCGCCTCGCCCGCCGCTTCGACACGCGCTTCTTCATGGCGGAGCTGTCGCAGGTCGCCCATCGCCTCGACGGCGTGGTCGGGCCGGAGGCGGAATTCGTTGAAGCTCAATGGTTTACGCTCGACGAGGCATTACGGGCGGACGTGCCTGACATCACGCGGGCGATCCTCGGCGAGGTCGCCCCGCGCCTGTCCGGCGGCCATCGGCCGTGGCAGCCGGTGCCGTTCTTCTTCTCGCGCGGCTCCAAGGTCTATCGCGAAGCGCTGGCCTGA
- a CDS encoding DUF983 domain-containing protein — protein sequence MQTQKSQPDRPIGPAIMNGFRMRCPACGKGAMFGSYLKVNEHCPECGEELWHHRADDAPPYMVITIVGHIVVPLLLAVEMALHPAVWIHLVLWLPLTLILSLVLLPPVKGALIGFQWAVRMHGFDPNDSEREALPPSHRTDALPAAKGS from the coding sequence ATGCAGACACAGAAGTCCCAGCCCGACCGCCCGATCGGCCCCGCGATCATGAACGGTTTCCGCATGCGCTGCCCCGCCTGCGGCAAGGGCGCGATGTTCGGCTCCTATCTCAAGGTGAACGAGCACTGCCCGGAATGCGGCGAGGAGCTGTGGCATCATCGCGCCGACGACGCGCCGCCCTATATGGTCATCACCATTGTCGGGCACATCGTCGTGCCGCTGCTGCTGGCGGTGGAAATGGCGCTGCACCCGGCGGTGTGGATTCACCTCGTGCTATGGCTGCCGCTGACCCTCATCCTCTCGCTGGTGCTGCTGCCCCCCGTGAAGGGAGCGCTGATTGGATTCCAGTGGGCGGTGCGCATGCACGGATTCGATCCCAACGATTCCGAGCGCGAGGCGCTGCCCCCGAGCCACCGGACGGACGCGCTGCCGGCGGCCAAAGGCTCCTGA
- a CDS encoding DNA polymerase IV, translated as MARLPAFCRDCLTDAGEERRCTHCGSPRLLRHAELDTLHVAHIDCDAFYASVEKRDDPALRDVPVIIGGGKRGVVSTACYLARVKGVRSAMPMFKALALCPEATVIKPNMAKYVAVGRQIRERFLRLTPLVEPLSIDEAFLDLAGTELLHGESPARALARLARSVETEIGVTISVGLAPNKFLAKMASELDKPRGFAVIGAQEAVAFLAERSVGAIWGVGKATQERLAREGYRTIADLQAADDTTLVRRFGNEGLRLWRLARGIDTRSVNPERETKSVSTETTFDSDIADYRTLEQELYRLTRKLSDRLKAADLAGRTVTLKLKTADFRLITRARSLEDPTRLAHRIFDHARELLARETDGRRFRLIGVGVSELADPALADPADLIDTSATKRGLAELATDSLRARFGKAIIDRGIALDAPKRREPEQPHRNRPDDEGAADTPTSRNLPSGATRRK; from the coding sequence ATGGCGCGTCTGCCGGCCTTCTGCCGTGACTGCCTTACCGACGCGGGCGAGGAGAGGCGCTGCACGCATTGTGGCAGCCCGCGCCTCCTGCGCCATGCCGAACTCGACACGCTGCACGTCGCCCATATCGACTGCGACGCCTTCTACGCCTCGGTGGAGAAGCGCGACGATCCGGCGCTGCGCGACGTTCCCGTCATCATCGGCGGCGGCAAGCGGGGCGTCGTCTCGACCGCCTGCTATCTCGCCCGGGTGAAAGGCGTGCGCTCGGCCATGCCGATGTTCAAGGCGCTCGCCCTGTGCCCGGAAGCCACGGTCATCAAGCCCAACATGGCGAAATATGTCGCGGTAGGGCGGCAGATTCGCGAGCGGTTCCTGCGGCTCACCCCCCTGGTCGAGCCGCTCTCGATTGACGAGGCCTTTCTCGACCTCGCCGGCACCGAACTTCTGCATGGGGAGAGCCCGGCACGGGCGCTCGCCCGGCTGGCCCGTTCGGTCGAGACGGAAATCGGTGTCACCATCTCCGTCGGCCTCGCGCCGAACAAGTTCCTCGCAAAGATGGCCTCGGAACTCGACAAGCCGCGCGGCTTCGCGGTGATCGGGGCACAGGAGGCCGTGGCTTTCCTCGCGGAGCGGAGTGTCGGCGCAATCTGGGGGGTGGGCAAGGCAACGCAGGAGCGGCTTGCCCGCGAAGGCTACCGCACCATTGCCGACCTGCAGGCGGCCGACGATACCACCCTCGTCCGTCGCTTCGGCAATGAGGGGCTGCGCCTATGGCGGCTGGCGCGCGGCATCGATACGCGCTCCGTCAACCCCGAGCGCGAGACCAAAAGCGTGTCGACGGAAACCACATTCGACAGCGACATTGCCGACTATCGCACGCTGGAGCAGGAACTCTACCGTCTCACCCGCAAGCTCTCGGACCGGCTGAAGGCCGCGGACCTCGCCGGCCGCACGGTCACTCTGAAGCTGAAGACCGCCGATTTCCGGCTGATAACCCGCGCCCGCTCGCTGGAGGACCCAACCCGCCTCGCCCACCGCATCTTTGACCATGCTCGTGAGCTGCTGGCCCGCGAAACCGATGGGCGACGCTTCAGACTTATCGGCGTGGGCGTCTCGGAACTCGCTGACCCGGCCTTGGCCGACCCCGCCGACCTCATCGACACCTCGGCGACAAAGCGGGGCCTTGCAGAACTGGCGACGGACTCGCTGCGCGCCCGCTTCGGCAAAGCGATCATCGACCGCGGCATCGCCCTCGACGCGCCGAAGCGGCGCGAGCCTGAGCAGCCCCACCGCAACCGGCCGGATGACGAAGGGGCGGCCGATACACCTACTTCGCGCAATCTTCCTTCGGGAGCGACTCGTAGGAAATGA
- a CDS encoding AzlC family ABC transporter permease: MQSPQVPPPPDPAAPPARWFLRGMRGAVSTPGLVLVATFIGFGGLLHDLAFPIGAGLLSTLLIWALPAQVILVGGLATGASPPALAVAVCLSGVRLLPMVVSLMPLMRGPRPRLGWELLCAHFVAMTVWVEGFRLLPKVPEEGRPPYAAGLGLGLTLLSMAGTAIGFYLTGALPGPLAVALLLLTPISFAILLVRNARQSVDWLAIGLGAAISPLVANSPGGLDLFWAGVGGGTLAFFIARHLPRRRA; this comes from the coding sequence ATGCAATCCCCCCAGGTTCCGCCCCCTCCCGACCCTGCTGCTCCTCCCGCGCGCTGGTTTCTGCGCGGGATGCGCGGCGCCGTCTCCACGCCCGGTCTGGTGCTGGTGGCAACCTTCATCGGTTTTGGCGGGCTGCTGCATGACCTCGCCTTTCCCATCGGCGCGGGCCTATTGTCGACGCTGCTGATCTGGGCACTGCCGGCGCAGGTGATCCTGGTCGGCGGCCTCGCCACGGGGGCGTCGCCACCCGCGCTCGCCGTGGCAGTCTGCCTTTCCGGCGTCCGGCTGCTGCCGATGGTGGTCTCGCTCATGCCGCTGATGCGGGGGCCACGCCCGCGCCTTGGCTGGGAGTTGCTCTGCGCCCATTTCGTCGCCATGACGGTGTGGGTCGAGGGATTCCGGCTGCTGCCAAAGGTGCCGGAGGAAGGGCGTCCGCCCTATGCGGCGGGGTTGGGGCTTGGCCTTACTCTGCTGAGTATGGCCGGCACCGCGATCGGGTTCTATCTCACCGGCGCGTTGCCGGGCCCGCTGGCGGTGGCGCTGCTGCTGCTCACGCCGATCTCCTTCGCCATCCTGCTGGTGCGCAACGCAAGGCAAAGTGTCGACTGGTTGGCCATTGGGCTTGGCGCGGCGATCTCGCCGCTCGTCGCCAATTCGCCCGGCGGGCTGGACCTGTTCTGGGCCGGTGTGGGGGGCGGCACGCTGGCCTTCTTCATCGCCCGTCATCTGCCGAGACGGCGCGCATGA
- a CDS encoding cell envelope integrity EipB family protein encodes MPSACFRRSAFAALLLGASALPAMAIQLSPHRATYAVSLDATKSGTRINGAEGRIVYEMRGSACAGYSVQLRQDTQLATEGGRVNSAVSTATWEEGDGKSYRFRVSNRINGETTEEADGVAERKDGALTVTATKPEAQTVTLGENVLLPTQHVLRLIGSAQSGEAIVEAPVFDGSPDAKKVYDTLAVIGRETRDAKGLEEAATAGDLAGRARFPVTISYYERGGSNETPDYVISFDMFDNGVSRKLKLDYGEFALNGTLISYESLPKEDCAK; translated from the coding sequence ATGCCGTCTGCCTGTTTTCGCCGCTCTGCCTTCGCCGCGCTGTTACTGGGAGCGTCCGCTCTGCCGGCAATGGCGATCCAGCTGTCGCCGCACCGGGCCACCTATGCGGTCTCGCTCGACGCGACCAAGTCCGGCACCCGCATTAATGGGGCCGAGGGGCGCATCGTTTATGAGATGCGCGGCAGCGCCTGCGCCGGCTATTCGGTCCAGCTGCGGCAGGATACCCAGTTGGCGACAGAAGGGGGCCGGGTCAACAGCGCGGTTTCGACGGCAACGTGGGAAGAGGGCGACGGCAAGTCCTATCGCTTCCGCGTCTCCAACCGCATCAATGGCGAGACCACCGAAGAGGCGGACGGCGTCGCCGAGCGCAAGGACGGCGCATTGACGGTGACGGCTACCAAGCCGGAGGCGCAGACGGTGACGCTCGGCGAGAACGTGCTGCTGCCGACCCAGCATGTTCTCCGCCTTATCGGCAGTGCGCAGAGCGGGGAGGCGATCGTCGAAGCGCCTGTTTTCGACGGCTCGCCCGATGCCAAGAAGGTCTATGACACGCTGGCCGTGATCGGTCGCGAGACGCGCGACGCCAAGGGCCTGGAAGAAGCCGCGACGGCAGGCGATCTCGCCGGGCGGGCGCGCTTCCCGGTGACGATCAGCTATTATGAGCGAGGCGGCAGCAACGAGACGCCCGATTATGTCATCAGCTTCGACATGTTCGACAATGGCGTGAGCCGCAAGCTGAAGCTCGACTATGGCGAGTTCGCGCTGAACGGCACCCTCATTTCCTACGAGTCGCTCCCGAAGGAAGATTGCGCGAAGTAG
- a CDS encoding DUF3572 domain-containing protein — translation MKRRNSRPPSQINAARQVALGALAFLAGDPERIGPFLAESGLSPADLRGVAGSAAFHVALLDYLINRQDLLIVYAGEAEIDPGHVVAAREILFHADISED, via the coding sequence ATGAAACGCCGCAACTCCCGCCCCCCTTCCCAGATCAACGCAGCCCGGCAGGTGGCGCTTGGCGCCCTCGCCTTTCTTGCCGGCGATCCCGAGCGCATCGGACCGTTTCTGGCGGAGAGCGGACTGTCGCCGGCTGATCTGCGTGGCGTCGCTGGCTCGGCTGCCTTCCATGTCGCCCTGCTCGACTACCTCATCAACCGGCAGGATTTGCTCATCGTTTATGCCGGCGAGGCGGAAATCGACCCCGGTCATGTGGTGGCGGCGCGCGAGATCCTCTTCCACGCCGATATAAGCGAGGACTGA
- a CDS encoding AzlD domain-containing protein — protein sequence MNLYSTELGAMLVVIFFGFLPNEVWRVLGVLFGRRIDPGSLWMQWVHAVATALLAAVVARLLLVPSGALVALPLSLRIGAVASGIAGFLALRRSVLAGVLTAEAVLVVGAWWLGISP from the coding sequence ATGAACCTTTACTCGACCGAACTCGGCGCCATGCTGGTGGTGATCTTCTTCGGCTTCCTGCCGAACGAAGTCTGGCGGGTGCTCGGCGTGCTTTTCGGCCGGCGCATCGACCCCGGCAGTCTATGGATGCAATGGGTCCATGCGGTCGCGACGGCGCTGCTGGCAGCGGTGGTGGCGCGGCTGCTGCTGGTGCCGAGCGGCGCGCTGGTCGCCCTGCCGCTCAGCCTGCGTATCGGCGCCGTGGCGAGCGGCATCGCCGGCTTCCTCGCCCTGCGACGCTCCGTGCTCGCCGGTGTGCTGACTGCCGAGGCGGTGCTTGTGGTTGGCGCCTGGTGGCTGGGGATCAGCCCGTAA
- a CDS encoding glycerophosphodiester phosphodiesterase family protein, with protein MAPNISAADAPAWLTARPIAHRALHDAVRGVIENTPSAVDAAVARDYAIEVDIQLSADGEAMVFHDDTLERLTLAEGPANALTAGELKAVEMRGTADRMMTLTELLTRVGGRVPLIIELKSHFDGNTAIAARAVAILAGYDGPAALMSFDPDLVAAVRGLALDIPRGITMEHRYDDPEWEMLSHETKHEWGNLLHLPRTQPDFIAHYVKELPSAAVDAARRQRPMPLLTWTVRTEEDRATAARHADQMIFEGFLP; from the coding sequence ATGGCTCCGAACATTTCCGCCGCCGATGCGCCGGCCTGGCTCACCGCCCGGCCGATCGCCCACCGCGCGCTGCATGATGCAGTGCGCGGTGTGATTGAGAACACGCCCTCGGCGGTCGATGCCGCGGTGGCGCGCGACTATGCGATCGAAGTGGACATCCAGCTCTCCGCCGATGGCGAAGCCATGGTGTTCCATGACGACACGCTGGAGCGTCTGACCTTGGCGGAAGGGCCGGCCAACGCCCTCACCGCTGGGGAGTTGAAGGCGGTGGAGATGCGCGGCACGGCCGACCGGATGATGACGCTGACGGAGCTGCTCACCCGCGTCGGCGGCCGCGTGCCGCTCATCATCGAACTGAAAAGCCATTTCGACGGCAACACCGCCATCGCCGCCCGCGCCGTTGCAATCCTCGCCGGCTATGACGGTCCAGCGGCGCTCATGTCCTTCGATCCCGACCTCGTCGCCGCGGTGCGGGGGCTCGCGCTGGATATTCCGCGCGGCATCACTATGGAGCACCGCTACGACGACCCGGAATGGGAGATGCTCAGCCATGAGACCAAGCATGAATGGGGCAACCTGCTGCACCTGCCGCGCACGCAGCCCGACTTCATCGCCCATTATGTGAAGGAACTGCCGTCAGCCGCCGTCGACGCCGCCCGCCGGCAGCGCCCCATGCCGCTGCTGACCTGGACCGTGCGAACGGAGGAGGACCGGGCGACCGCCGCCCGCCATGCCGACCAGATGATTTTCGAGGGTTTCCTGCCCTGA
- a CDS encoding response regulator, with protein MPKTVLIVEDNELNMKLFNDLLEAHGYITVGTRNGVEALDLARRHRPDLILMDIQLPEVSGLDVTRALKADPELKAIPVIAVTAFAMKGDEERIREGGCEAYLSKPISVAKFLETVRQFVPVS; from the coding sequence ATGCCCAAGACCGTTCTGATCGTTGAGGACAATGAGCTCAATATGAAGCTCTTCAACGATCTGCTCGAAGCTCATGGCTATATCACGGTCGGTACGCGAAATGGCGTGGAGGCCCTCGATCTCGCGCGCCGCCATCGGCCGGACCTCATCCTGATGGACATTCAGCTCCCTGAGGTTTCAGGCCTCGATGTCACTCGCGCGCTGAAGGCGGATCCAGAACTCAAGGCCATTCCGGTTATCGCCGTCACCGCCTTCGCCATGAAGGGCGATGAGGAACGCATTCGCGAAGGCGGCTGCGAGGCCTATCTTTCCAAGCCGATTTCCGTCGCCAAATTCCTTGAAACCGTGCGCCAGTTCGTTCCGGTGTCCTGA
- a CDS encoding HIT family protein, with amino-acid sequence MAYDPGNIFAMILRGEIPAHKIYEDERVLAFLDIMPRAAGHALVIPKAPARNLLDVEPGDLAAVMAVAQRVAQAQMQVFNAEGITVTQHNEKAGGQEVFHLHVHVIPRHAGIDLRPPLTYKETPELLAQQAAQLKAALTG; translated from the coding sequence ATGGCCTATGATCCCGGCAATATCTTCGCGATGATCCTGCGCGGTGAGATTCCCGCTCACAAGATTTATGAGGACGAGCGCGTGCTTGCCTTCCTCGACATCATGCCGCGGGCCGCCGGCCATGCGCTGGTTATTCCGAAGGCGCCGGCGCGCAATCTGCTGGATGTCGAACCGGGTGACCTGGCGGCCGTGATGGCCGTGGCGCAGCGCGTCGCGCAGGCGCAGATGCAGGTATTCAATGCCGAGGGCATCACCGTCACCCAGCACAATGAGAAGGCCGGCGGACAGGAAGTGTTCCACCTGCATGTCCATGTCATCCCGCGCCATGCCGGGATCGACCTGCGCCCGCCACTCACCTACAAGGAAACGCCGGAGCTGCTGGCGCAGCAGGCGGCGCAGCTGAAAGCCGCCCTTACGGGCTGA
- a CDS encoding GNAT family N-acetyltransferase, whose amino-acid sequence MSDETFRLRVESEIRTLPADAWDACATVSTSCVESKSALNPFVSHAFLSALEESGSVGASAGWLPQHLVLEGEDGEVLGVCPAYLKSHSQGEYVFDHGWAEAYERAGGRYYPKLQVSVPFTPATGPRLLAGSGPQAETVRQALAAGLVALAKLRKVSSVHTTFLTEPDAGALQAEGFLPRMDQQFHWRNEGYADFEAFLNALASRKRKQIRRERREALENGITVHWLTGSDLTEDVWDAFFDFYMETGARKWGRPYLNRAFYSLIGERMPERILLVMAKRAGRWIAGAINFIGPDTLYGRHWGAIEHHPFLHFEVCYHQAIDYAIAHGLRTVEAGAQGEHKLARGYMPVITRSAHYIADAQFRAAVAHYLDRERRYVAEAGAELSELGPFRQQVVADANGEP is encoded by the coding sequence ATGTCCGACGAAACGTTCCGCCTGCGCGTCGAGAGCGAAATCCGCACGCTCCCCGCCGACGCCTGGGATGCCTGCGCGACCGTTTCAACCTCCTGCGTCGAATCAAAATCCGCGCTTAACCCTTTCGTCAGCCACGCTTTCCTCTCGGCGCTGGAGGAATCCGGCTCCGTCGGCGCGTCCGCCGGCTGGCTGCCGCAGCATCTCGTTCTGGAGGGGGAAGACGGCGAGGTGCTGGGTGTCTGTCCGGCCTATCTCAAGTCGCACTCGCAGGGTGAATATGTCTTCGACCATGGCTGGGCCGAGGCTTATGAGCGGGCGGGCGGGCGCTATTACCCCAAGCTGCAGGTGAGCGTGCCTTTCACCCCCGCCACCGGACCGCGCCTGCTCGCGGGCAGCGGCCCGCAGGCCGAGACGGTGCGGCAGGCACTTGCGGCCGGGCTGGTGGCGCTCGCGAAGCTGCGCAAGGTGTCCTCGGTGCATACCACCTTCCTCACCGAGCCGGACGCGGGAGCACTGCAAGCGGAAGGTTTCCTGCCGCGCATGGACCAGCAGTTCCACTGGCGCAATGAGGGCTATGCCGATTTCGAGGCGTTCCTGAACGCCCTCGCCTCGCGCAAGCGGAAGCAGATCCGTCGCGAGCGCCGGGAAGCGCTGGAGAACGGCATCACTGTTCACTGGCTCACCGGCTCGGACCTGACCGAGGATGTCTGGGATGCCTTCTTCGACTTCTACATGGAGACCGGCGCGCGCAAATGGGGGCGGCCCTACCTCAACCGCGCCTTCTATTCGCTGATTGGCGAACGAATGCCCGAGCGCATTCTGCTCGTCATGGCCAAGCGCGCCGGGCGCTGGATCGCCGGGGCCATCAACTTCATCGGCCCTGACACGCTCTATGGCCGGCATTGGGGCGCCATCGAGCATCACCCCTTCCTGCATTTCGAGGTCTGCTACCATCAGGCCATCGACTACGCGATCGCGCACGGGCTGCGGACGGTGGAAGCCGGCGCGCAGGGTGAGCACAAGCTGGCGCGCGGCTATATGCCGGTTATCACCCGCTCGGCTCACTACATCGCCGATGCGCAGTTCCGCGCCGCCGTCGCCCACTATCTCGACCGCGAACGCCGTTATGTGGCTGAGGCCGGCGCCGAACTCAGCGAACTCGGTCCCTTTCGTCAGCAGGTCGTCGCCGATGCGAACGGTGAGCCTTGA
- a CDS encoding MFS transporter, which produces MHAPAASRPVNIASIAAAIAAISAVGLGLALSIPLLAFELHDRGVPSTWIGLNTAVGGLATIALAPFLPNLVRRLGAGPLLLAAILSAAISLMAFKVTPSFVLWFPLRFIYGAALCVLFVVSEFWINAAAPSDRRGLVIGIYGTVLSIGFAGGPAILSLVGTQGWAPYLCGAAFFGLAGIPVLIGASGAPAIEKESTSGGVWTLMRIAPAATLAAFIFGAVETGIINFLPLYGLRRGLDAGDAALLLTIAELGNVALQLPLGLLSDKVDRRRLLLGCGIVSLGGALLIPYLAIDSWTLWTVAFLTTGIVAGLYTVGLALLGARFDGAALATANAAFVMLYSIGLTVGPTAVGGGMQLIDPHGFAWVIAAFLVLYVLVVAGQIWRDR; this is translated from the coding sequence ATGCATGCCCCCGCCGCCTCCCGCCCCGTCAATATCGCCTCCATCGCCGCCGCGATTGCCGCCATCTCCGCCGTCGGCCTCGGCCTCGCTCTGTCGATCCCGCTGCTCGCCTTCGAGCTGCACGACCGCGGTGTTCCCTCCACCTGGATCGGCCTGAACACGGCGGTCGGTGGGCTCGCGACCATAGCATTGGCGCCGTTTCTGCCGAATCTGGTGCGCCGTCTCGGCGCCGGCCCGCTGCTGCTGGCGGCCATCCTCAGCGCCGCGATCAGCCTCATGGCCTTCAAGGTCACACCGTCCTTCGTGCTGTGGTTTCCGCTGCGCTTCATCTATGGCGCGGCGCTGTGCGTGCTGTTCGTGGTCAGCGAGTTCTGGATCAACGCCGCCGCGCCGAGTGATCGGCGCGGGCTGGTCATCGGCATTTACGGCACGGTGCTGTCGATCGGCTTCGCCGGCGGCCCGGCCATCCTCAGCCTCGTCGGCACGCAGGGATGGGCGCCCTATCTGTGCGGCGCCGCTTTCTTCGGCCTCGCGGGCATTCCGGTGCTGATCGGTGCCTCCGGCGCCCCCGCCATCGAGAAGGAAAGCACCTCCGGCGGCGTATGGACACTGATGCGCATCGCCCCCGCCGCCACCCTCGCCGCCTTCATCTTCGGCGCCGTGGAAACCGGCATCATCAATTTCCTGCCGCTCTACGGCCTTCGCCGCGGGCTCGATGCCGGCGATGCCGCCCTGCTGCTCACCATCGCCGAACTCGGCAATGTCGCGCTGCAGCTGCCGCTCGGCCTGCTCAGCGACAAGGTGGACCGGCGGCGCCTGCTGCTGGGCTGCGGCATTGTCAGCCTCGGTGGGGCCCTGCTTATTCCGTATCTCGCCATAGACAGCTGGACACTGTGGACCGTGGCCTTTCTGACCACGGGAATCGTCGCCGGCCTTTACACGGTCGGCCTGGCCTTACTCGGCGCCCGCTTTGACGGCGCCGCGCTCGCCACTGCCAATGCGGCCTTTGTGATGCTGTACTCCATCGGCCTCACCGTTGGCCCCACCGCGGTGGGCGGCGGCATGCAACTGATTGATCCGCACGGCTTTGCCTGGGTGATCGCCGCCTTCCTGGTGCTCTATGTGCTGGTGGTGGCAGGACAGATTTGGCGCGATCGCTGA
- a CDS encoding RidA family protein, which yields MTGTVEAKLAALGITIPAASAPAANYVPFVTSGNQLWISGQISMANGSFMTGKLAGEGDIEAGRAAARQCAINLIAQIKAALGDLDRVKRVVKLVGFVNSSPDFTDQPKVVNGCSDLFVEVFGDAGRHARSAVGVAQLPFNVSVEVEAVIEFA from the coding sequence ATGACCGGAACGGTTGAGGCCAAGCTCGCGGCCCTGGGCATTACCATCCCCGCGGCCAGCGCCCCGGCGGCGAACTATGTGCCCTTCGTCACCAGCGGCAACCAGCTCTGGATTTCCGGCCAAATCTCGATGGCCAATGGCAGCTTCATGACCGGCAAGCTTGCCGGCGAGGGTGACATCGAGGCCGGCCGCGCCGCCGCCCGCCAATGCGCCATCAACCTCATCGCCCAGATCAAGGCGGCGCTCGGCGATCTCGACCGGGTGAAGCGGGTGGTAAAGCTGGTCGGCTTCGTCAACTCCTCACCCGACTTCACCGATCAGCCGAAAGTGGTGAATGGCTGCTCCGATCTGTTTGTGGAAGTGTTTGGCGATGCTGGCCGGCATGCGCGCTCGGCCGTGGGCGTGGCGCAACTACCCTTCAATGTCAGTGTCGAAGTCGAGGCCGTGATCGAATTCGCCTGA
- the rpmG gene encoding 50S ribosomal protein L33 — protein MAKATTIKIKLVSSADTGFFYVTKKNSRTMTDKLVVKKYDPVARKHVEFREGKIK, from the coding sequence ATGGCCAAGGCAACGACCATCAAGATCAAGCTCGTGTCGAGCGCCGACACCGGCTTCTTTTACGTGACCAAGAAGAACTCGCGCACCATGACCGACAAGCTGGTCGTGAAGAAGTACGACCCGGTGGCGCGCAAGCATGTCGAGTTCCGCGAAGGCAAGATCAAGTGA